Part of the Capricornis sumatraensis isolate serow.1 chromosome 9, serow.2, whole genome shotgun sequence genome, TTCTCACTAAtacaggggttggcaaactgaGCTGCAGGAATCTGGCTTGttgcctattttctttttaagtatttatttaagtACTAAATTTAAGTATATTGGgccttcttggtggctcagtgataaagaatctgcctgccaaggcaggagacatgagtttaatccctgggtcaggaagatcccctgtagaaggaaatggcaacccactccagtattcttgcctggaaaattccatggacagaggagcctggagggctatagtatgtggggtcgcagagtcggacatgactgatcgactgaacatGCATGTACATAGCTGATTTATAGTTTCAGGTGCTGTTGCCTATTTGTGTAATTAAAGTTGGCAGACAGTCACACTCATTCATCAATGTATTATCCAAGCCTGCTTTCAGGCACAGCTGAGCAGTTAGACCCTAGGActgaaaatatttcctatttGGCCCTTTAAGGAAATGTCAGCacaggacttctctggcagtccagtggttagggccacatgcttccactgcagggagcatgggtgcagtccctggttggggaactaagatcccacaagcttcactgtgcagccaaaaaaagaaagagtttgCTATCTCTGGACTAAAAGCAGCAGCCATACCTACTATTCTGTAGTTTGCTTTTTCCGCTTACCCATATATCCATAGACGGCAGAACATAAAAAATGGCCTGATCCTTTTTCACAGCTGCACAGTATTCCCCATGTGACTCTATGTGTAGCTGCTTCCCGCACTGTGAGAGACTTGAGAGGCTGCCAAGCTTCCCCTCCTACTAACTGTGCTGTAAGCTGATACACCCGTCACTTCCCACATGGGTGCAGGTGTTTGTAGGATTGATTCCCAGAAATGGTTTTTCTGAGTTTGGGTTCCCAGGGCAGTGGGGGCAATAAAGGTTATCTGTGGGTAAATCCTTTGGAATTAAATGTAGCAGGTGGTATATATGCAGGTATTTTTCTGGGCAGATCTTCAAAGGCCAAGGTATTGGTGACTGTGGTTGGACCTGGGACTCAAGCATAGGGATGGGGGTTTGGGTCTGGGAGGTCCAGGGCCTGTAGCCCAGGTTGGGCACTGACCAAGGTCATCGGCGAGCCTCCGGCCTTCCTCGGTGGGCACAACACGCTCATCCTCCAGGTCACACTTGTTCCCCACGAGGATGACCTGAGCGTTGTCCCAGGAGTAGGTCTTGATCTGCGTGGCCCTATGGAGTTGGAGGGCTGTGTTAGGCTAGAGATTAGGGTCAGGGAGAGAGGGTGAAGGTCAGGGGGTCAGTGGTCAGCAAGCACTCACCAGTCCTGCACGGCAGCAAAGGACTCCTGGTTGGCAACGTCATACATGAGCAGGAAGCCCATGGCTCCGCGGTAGTAGGCTGTGGTGATGGTACGGTAGCGCTCCTGGCCCGCCGTGTCCTGGGCACACAGTGGGGTCAGGCATCTAGAAGCCACCCCGTTCCCCACCCTACCTCTCCGGGTGGGCACCCCAGCCTCACAGCCTCAGTCTGATGACCAGGACATGGACCTGCCTTCACAGCCCCCGATTTAATGGGGAGAAATATGGGCCTGCTCTAGTCTGATGAAGGGGACATGTATCCTGTCCTTGAGGGGTTTCCAGTCTGAGGGGTCGGTGGCCTCTCAAAGACTTATAAGCCCTCTATGACCTTGTCTCCAAGAACCAACTTCATGACCACAAACAAGAACCAGCTTGACCAGAGGGTACCACCTTGATGCAGACAGTCTGATGCTTGTTACCATGACAATCATTACCAGCAGGTGCTTTGGGAGCGCGAGCATGACTTTGAAGCAGCTCAGTGGGAGCCTCCAGGCCTGTCCCAACAGGGTACCCAAACCTCTTCCCCATTCGTCACCAGATCTTCTAATCCAGCTTGGGTTAGTACTGTCTCCTGCTCAGACCCTAGAGGGCAGGGTAAATCCCCCTCATCCTGATGGATTCACTTCATGGATAATACCCCTGCTACTCTTCACACCTATCCCAAGCCCTCTCCCTGACTCTGGATCactgttcctgacccaggacccCTCCCCACAGCCCTACACCCTTGCCTGAGCTTCCCCAGAGGAACCCCAGCCCCTGTCTGGGCCGGCAGACCCACAGACTGCCGCCTGGCCCACCCAGATCTGCAGCTTGATCCTCTTGTCATGGCGGTAGACTGTCTTGACCTTGAAGTCAATGCCCACGGTGCTGACAAAGGCGGGCGTGAAGGAGTCATCGGCATATCGGAACAGGAAGGACGTCTTGCCCACGCTGCTGTTGCCAATGAGCAGCAGCTTGAACATGTAGTCGAAGTTCTGGTCCGCTGCATCCCGCTGGCCTGTCGGGGGGTCTCCAGCTGATGCCATCTTGGCAGGGAGCCTCCTGGGATGGGGAGAGCTAGAGCCCTGCAGGGAGAAAAACACCGGGAATGGCCCCAGTGTCTacactggttgttgttgttgttttagtcgctaagtcgtgtccaactctgcgcctccatggatggtagcctgccaggctcctttgtccatgggattttccaggcaagaataccggagtgggttgccatttcttcctccagggaatcttcctaaccccaggtctcttgcaacagcaggcagtttctttaccacagagccacctgggaagcccatgcaccggACCTGGGCTCAAATCCTGGCTCCGCCACTTGGAAGTCAAGTGATCCTGGATGCATCACTTGCCCTTGTGGGGCCTCAGCGTCCTCGCCTAGAAAATGGGGATGTTTGCCAAATGCAAGGGTCCAGGTTGGGGGTGCCTCATTGGGCTGCTGAGGAACCAGAACCTTCGGAAGGTGAAGGTGTGGACTCTGCCCCAGGGCGAGAAGCTGGCATGGCCCAAGTGTGAGCTGGGGGTAGCTGGAGCTGTCAACTGGATAAAGCCCCCCCGCACCGGCCCTGCCACCACCCAGGGCCTGGGTGTTGACTTTGGCAGGTGTTAGCCACCTGCCTGCCCCTATCCAGGCCAACTTTAAGTCCTTCCCTGAAGCCCATGAGGAGGGGGCTTTCAGTGGATACACCCCAGGGTTTAATGCCCAGTTCTACCCCCAAATGGGTCCTGCCACCTTCTGTTTGTCAAAGGGGCTGGGCCCTTCTGCCTCCCAGGAAAGCTGACTCACCCCAGCCCAGGGTCAGCCCACGGAGGCCAGAAAGATGGCCTTCCAATCCAAGGAAACCACCCACCCCAGCCACCACCCTGACCACCTGGATGGGCCTCTCCTGTCAATCTGTCCCCACAGATAAGGCTGCTTCATCTGGGGCCGTGCACCCCCTTAGTCACTGCAGAGGCCTATTTTCCTAGCTGTTGTGGCTGCTCCCTGAGCCTCACCAGAAGGCCTGGGTGAATGGCGGGTAACCAGCCCCTGGCAAAGCCATTTCTTAACTACCCCCTGGAGCTTTTATCCAGGTTAAAAAGGAGGACCCAGCCGGCCCTCCTTTCCTGCCCAGCCCTCTGCCCCACCCCGTGTTCCGGGAGAACGAGtttgaggaggggaagggaagagggcaggAAGCCTTTCCCCATGCTAGGCAGGGCAGCCAGGATGGGGGCCCAACTCCGCCCCACCCTCAGCCCACCTGTCAGCCGGTCCCACCTCTTTTCTGACCATCTGGCGACTCTCCCTCAGGCCAGGCACGAGTTAAGGGACCCCGGAGGGCTCGGTCCTGTCCCCCTCGTCACCTGATGTGGAGCGCCCCAGCCAGTGCTGGGGAGCTCCGAGCTTCCTCCCATCACCATATGGTCACATCTCTTGT contains:
- the RAB3D gene encoding ras-related protein Rab-3D, which gives rise to MASAGDPPTGQRDAADQNFDYMFKLLLIGNSSVGKTSFLFRYADDSFTPAFVSTVGIDFKVKTVYRHDKRIKLQIWDTAGQERYRTITTAYYRGAMGFLLMYDVANQESFAAVQDWATQIKTYSWDNAQVILVGNKCDLEDERVVPTEEGRRLADDLGFEFFEASAKENINVKQVFERLVDVICEKMNESLEPSSSPGSNGKGPALGDTPAPQPSSCPC